The following are encoded together in the Nocardioides thalensis genome:
- a CDS encoding glycosyltransferase, translating to MLHIVIPAYNEERRLPRTLRELRRYVSAHRAVLGDATVVVVDNGSTDRTAELAREADRPALPVRVVRCAVRGKGAAVRAGLLATAAADDDLVCFMDADGATGLDALLEAWRRTALGADVVIGSRGLPGSRTDVRSDRVRSTGAACYRRLTARLLPDIADTQCGFKVFRGEVARRAAGDLRARGFSFDVELLVRLRAAGARIDEIPVTWADVPGSTFVPARHGAGAFAELAAIAWRTRRLAAGTLTAGSAAGAGPRSPMTRPAPVALPVPLAVPQEAL from the coding sequence ATGCTGCACATCGTCATTCCGGCGTACAACGAGGAACGCCGGCTGCCGCGCACCTTGCGCGAGCTCCGTCGCTACGTGAGCGCCCATCGCGCCGTGCTCGGCGACGCGACCGTCGTCGTGGTCGACAACGGGAGCACCGACCGCACTGCCGAGCTGGCCCGCGAGGCCGACCGCCCGGCGCTGCCGGTGCGGGTCGTGCGCTGCGCCGTCCGGGGCAAGGGCGCTGCCGTGCGCGCCGGCCTGCTGGCCACCGCTGCCGCCGACGACGACCTGGTCTGCTTCATGGACGCCGACGGCGCCACTGGGCTGGACGCACTGCTCGAGGCGTGGCGGCGTACGGCGCTCGGCGCCGACGTCGTGATCGGGTCGCGCGGCCTGCCCGGCTCGCGCACCGACGTCCGCTCCGACCGCGTGCGCAGCACCGGCGCCGCCTGCTACCGCCGGCTCACCGCGCGGCTGCTGCCCGACATCGCCGACACCCAGTGCGGGTTCAAGGTGTTCCGCGGCGAGGTCGCCCGTCGGGCCGCCGGCGACCTGCGGGCCCGCGGCTTCTCGTTCGACGTCGAGCTCCTCGTGCGCCTGCGCGCCGCCGGTGCCCGGATCGACGAGATCCCGGTGACGTGGGCCGACGTCCCCGGCTCGACGTTCGTCCCGGCCCGTCACGGCGCAGGGGCCTTCGCCGAGCTCGCCGCCATCGCGTGGCGCACCCGCCGGCTCGCTGCCGGCACCCTGACTGCCGGCTCGGCGGCGGGCGCGGGACCGCGTTCCCCCATGACGCGGCCCGCTCCCGTCGCCTTG